The Pagrus major chromosome 17, Pma_NU_1.0 genome includes a region encoding these proteins:
- the LOC141012567 gene encoding semaphorin-4A-like — MSPSVLLLVLLFGLRSSTGSLRPPRTSFLLNSADRPLVRFSLPDVHNTATLLLSDDGSTLYVGAQDAVLSLDVSQSDVISLKKKVEWSPSVKEITECENKGKNPTVDCPNLVHVLQSVNSSHLYACGSFAFSPHEIYIDAESFSIVQHGSAKGRCPFSPFQRSTAITVDGELFTATTTDFKGVQPQISRHFSKHGRPDVSQDSSVVLKEPTLVSSSLDPSDRKLYFFFSEVGKEFSFVDDLRIARVAQVCKDDVGGQRTLQKKWTSFAKAPLLCQSPKQLPFNVLEDVFTLQPPEGADASDTLFYGVFTSQWSSGPESAVCVFKLQDVREVFTQSYRTFDMQTHQWSPMVGKHSYLGKCGLGNATDSVLAEVKRSFLTSDSVKPDSGGPIVVSSGKRYSRVAAMTTEAANSKQYTVLFLLTESGFLHKVVLFDRGVQVIEEIQVFTQAQPIRSILLSSAKGVLYIGTSEGVTAVPVAKCSVYRTCSQCVLARDPLCGWSRTGRVCTRLDGSDDNMAQDLEDGNVEEVCRGQTRDSVNTEVRVHLNEVVKLPCVKPSNLAALTWTSPRLKAQTNNLFIQSADGTLSFIATADTFGSYRCEAEEGRYKEVVMSYNVWLIAPPRSMSPVTKVNNDDPPGTKDESFEDISTDKPPTFMSPTSEHPEDDRRTDAGDKFTTNLKEEAESNAEDSGSKNDLEDDDLDFTPTSRNNAQVMEELPDDTQKVLKEKSYYSELVVVSLLLAACVCVLILGGLHMWNRRRTGLKPKPLVSPEGSSKTDQSMESVPSLSSPEEPEVKVEE; from the exons ATGTCTCCatcagtcctcctcctcgtcctcctcttcgGCCTGCGGAGCTCCACCGGCTCGCTGCGTCCTCCACGAACCTCCTTCCTCCTCA acTCTGCAGACCGACCTCTGGTCCGCTTCAGCCTCCCCGATGTCCACAACACAGCCACGCTGTTGCTAAGCGACGATGGATCCACCCTATACGTGGGAGCACAGGACGCTGTCCTCTCATTGGACGTCAGTCAGAGTGACGTCATCAGCCTGAAGAAGAAG GTGGAGTGGAGTCCGTCTGTGAAAGAAATTacagaatgtgaaaataaaGGGAAGAACCCGACG gtcgACTGTCCGAACTTGGTGCACGTGTTGCAGTCAGTGAACTCGTCTCATCTGTACGCCTGTGGCAGCTTCGCCTTCAGCCCTCATGAAATCTACATT GACGCTGAGAGCTTCTCCATCGTCCAACATGGCAGCGCTAAAGGTCGCTGTCCGTTCAGCCCCTTCCAGAGGAGCACCGCCATCACCGTCG ACGGCGAACTGTTCACCGCCACAACGACCGACTTCAAAGGAGTCCAACCACAGATTTCTCGACACTTCAGCAAACATGGCCGCCCCGACGTCAGCCAGGATTCATCTGTTGTCTTGAAGG AGCCAACGTTGGTCAGCTCATCACTGGACCCGTCAGACAGGAAACTCTACTTCTTCTTCAGTGAAGTTGGGAAAGAGTTCAGCTTCGTAGACGACCTGCGAATTGCCCGGGTGGCCCAAGTCTGCAAG GACGACGTTGGTGGACAGAGAACTCTGCAGAAGAAGTGGACGTCCTTTGCCAAAGCTCCTCTGCTCTGTCAGTCGCCCAAACAGCTTCCCTTCAATGTTCTGGAGGACGTGTTCACCCTCCAGCCACCAGAGGGCGCCGACGCCTCAGACACACTGTTCTATGGCGTCTTCACGTCTCAGTG GTCTTCGGGTCCAGAATCTGCCGTGTGCGTCTTCAAACTGCAGGATGTGAGGGAAGTGTTCACGCAGAGCTACAGGACCTTTGACATGCAGACACACCAGTGGAGTCCGATGGTGGGAAAACACTCGTACCTGGGAAAG TGTGGACTGGGCAACGCCACAGATTCTGTATtggcagaggtgaagaggagcTTCCTGACCAGCGACAGTGTCAAACCAGACAGCGGTGGTCCGATCGTTGTTTCCTCAGGGAAGCGGTACAGTCGTGTGGCTGCGATGACGACTGAGGCTGCCAACAGCAAACAGTACaccgtcctcttcctcctgacaG AGTCTGGATTCCTGCACAAAGTGGTTTTGTTTGATCGGGGTGTGCAGGTCATTGAGGAGATTCAGGTCTTCACACAAGCTCAGCCCATCAGAAGCATCCTGCTCTCCTCTGCCAAG GGAGTTCTTTACATCGGGACATCAGAGGGCGTGACCGCGGTACCTGTGGCCAAGTGCTCCGTCTACAGAACCTGCAGTCAGTGTGTTCTGGCCAGAGATCCTCTGTGTGGGTGGAGCCGGACCGGGAGGGTCTGCACCCGTCTGGACGGGAGTGACGACAACAT GGCTCAGGACCTGGAGGACGGCAACGTGGAGGAAGTATGTCGGGGACAAACCAGGGACAGTGTGAACACAG AAGTCAGAGTTCACTTGAACGAAGTTGTGAAGCTCCCGTGTGTGAAACCTTCAAATCTGGCCGCTCTGACCTGGACCTCCCCTCGACTCAAAGCCCAGACAAACAACCTCTTCATCCAGTCAGCTGATGGCACTTTGAGCTTCATCGCCACTGCCGACACCTTTGGGAGCTACCGCTGCGAGGCAGAGGAAGGCAGGTACAAGGAAGTGGTCATGAGCTACAACGTCTGGCTGATCGCTCCTCCACGCTCCATGAGCCCCGTTACAAAGGTCAACAATGACGATCCGCCGGGCACCAAAGACGAGTCCTTTGAGGACATTTCAACTGACAAACCACCGACTTTTATGTCTCCAACTTCAGAACACCCAGAGGACGACAGGAGAACCGACGCGGGTGATAAATTCACAACTAATTTAAAAGAAGAGGCCGAATCCAACGCAGAAGATTCTGGATCAAAAAACGACCTTGAAGACGATGATTTGGACTTCACCCCGACGTCCAGGAACAACGCTCAGGTGATGGAGGAGCTGCCTGACGACACTCAGAAGGTGTTGAAAGAGAAGAGTTATTACAGCGAGCTGGTGGTCGTTTCTCTCCTGCTGGCAGCCTGCGTCTGCGTCCTGATCCTCGGAGGACTCCACATGTGGAACCGGAGAAGAACCGGCCTCAAACCGAAGCCTCTGGTCAGTCCAGAGGGCAGCAGCAAAACGGATCAGTCCATGGAGAGCGTCCCATCTCTGAGCAGCCCGGAGGAGCcggaggtgaaggtggaggagtGA